The Nocardia vinacea genome contains the following window.
CGGCGGCCGGCCGGTCAGGCACTCGTACAGCACGCACGTCAACGCGTATACGTCCACTCGGGCATCGGCCTTGATCTCCGAGCCGATCTCCTCCGGCGCCATGTAGGCGATGGTGCCGATGGTCTCGCCGATCGTGGTCAGCGTACGGTCGTCGGCGGCGTGGGCGATCCCGAAGTCGATCAGGGAGGCGAACTCATCGGCACCTAGCAAGATGTTGGTGGGTTTGACATCGCGGTGGACCAGCCCGGCGTCGTGGGCCGCCTGCAGCGCGCCCGCCACCTGCGCGATGATCGCCACTGCCCTCTGCGGCGACAAAGCCCCTTCTTTCGTGATCACCTTGCGCAGGTCGGTGCCCTCGATCAAGCGCATATTCAGATAGAGCCGACCGTCGATGTCGCCGAAGTCGTGGATAGGGATCACATGCGGCTCGGTCAACTGCGCTACCGCCCGGCACTCCCGCCGGAACCGCTCGCGCAGTTGCTCGTCATCGGCGAAGCGCTCGGGCAACACCTTGAGCGCCACCACCCGGTTGGTCAGCGAATCCTGCGCCCGCCACACCTGGCCCATGCCGCCCTGACCCAGCAGCGACAGAAGCCGATAGCGTCCGAACGTCTCCGCCGACCCCCGAGTGGCGTCCCCGCCACTCACTTCCGTCTCATCCATTGTGCCGTCCCATGACCACCCGACTGGCAAACGGTGTACTTGCTCGCATTCCCCCTGCCCGCGAGCGGGTGGCCCCATTAGTTGATTTAGCCAGGCCGACAGTCGAGTCGGCGCTCGTATTTCCCAGCCATGCTCGAGGCGGCGCGTACGCGGCCCGGCACTGACCGGTGCGAGTGCGCGGATCGTGTCCGGAAATCCGCCAACAAACCTGTAGCAACTCCAGCGTACCTCTGAGCCATTCGACCAACTTCGTGAATGCGGCCGTCCAACACCACTCGGATGCCGAGCCATCTCGCATAAAACGCCGGTCCGACAGCGAACCGATCACGATGCCCAGTGCTCGAACCGCCGCACTCCTTGCCCACGCCGCGTTCTAGGGTCGCACCGAACCGCCCTACCCGGCCGCGCTACAGCAACGACTACTCCACGACGGGCTTACTGCGTAGGGGCCCCGGGTCGACGAACTCGGTGCCGGCACCGGACTGGCAACGCAGTAACTGGCCGACGGTCTTGCCCTGCAGTGCCTCCGCGATCCGGTCGGCCACCGACTCCGACAACACCCCCGCCAACGACGGATCGTCCTGCACATATCCCGGAACCAGGAACCGCACCACCTGCGAGGCGGGCAGCACCGCGCGCGGCACCTGATCCGCATCCGTTACCACAATGCCCGGCAGCCGATGCTCGGCCAGCAGCCTCGCCGCGGCCAGCGCCTCGGAATCCATGCTCACCGACGGATAGTCCTCGGCAATCTGACTTGCGTGCACACCAGCACGATACGACCGCCGCGATACCTACCGCGGCACATCCGGGCTCGCCGACACCCACTAGCCGTATGGATACCGTCAAAGACAACACACGCGTGCGCACCATGCCACTCCCCACGCCGGACGGCCCGCCCCGGAACCGGGGCGGGTTGCCGACCAGACTTCCCGGCGCACCTACCGTAAAGATGCCGTAAAGACGCAACCAAGGCAAACTGCGAATAGGCCGTGAACCGGCGGTCAGAGCCCAGCGCTCCACGGTGAGGTGTGTCTGCCGCCGTCGGCTTACTCGGCGCTGCCAGCCCGGCCACCGCAAGCGGGTGGCGGGCCAAGACGTCGAGGGACTCCACCCACGGCCACGTCCCGATGGCACCCGGCGCCGGAGTACACAAGCACCGCTACGGGTACACCCCTCAATGGCTCCGCGGCGTGACTAGCAAAGGGCAACACCTGTAGTGCACGTTTGTGGTTTTCGCCTGTCCGTATCTCTCTTCGAGCCTATGGACCGAACATATGGCGAGCCTCAAAGTGGATCATCTCCGAGTCCAGCAATTATGAAGCGACGGTGAGGTTCTGAAGGTTTGCGGCGACGCGGCGGGCATCGCGACCGACACCGCGTAGCGAGCCTGATGGCAAGCTGCGTTGCCATTCGAGACCGACGTAGCCCAAGCCGTGATGGGTGGTGGACAACCCCTTGTTGTGGAGTGGTTGCCCGGAGGTGGTCAGTGCCCCGATTCCGCTGAGGTAGTGGAGGTTTGGGGTATAGCCGGTGGCGAGGATGATGGTGTCGACTTCGATATTGTTGTCGTCGGGCCAGATCGCTGTGTCGGTGTCGAGAGTCGCGAACATTGGGCGTGGTTCGGGTTGGTGTGCTGTGAGCGCGGATTGGTATCGGCCGGTGTCGAGGACGGGTGCGGTGGGTGGGTGGCGCAGCAGATGGCCGACGGGCAGGGTGTCGATTCCGGTGATGGTGATGAACCAGAAGTGCATGTCGCGGCCGAGGGGTCGTTGGGGCACGAACTTCACCGGGGTTCGGCTGGCCAGGGTGACGGTGGCTTGCTCAGCGAGTTCGGCGGCGATCTGGACTGCGGAGTTTCCGGCGCCGACGACGATCACTCGTTGTCCGGTGTATTCGGCTGGTGATCGATATTGACTGGCGTGCACGATCGTTCCGGTGAATGAGTCTTGTCCAGGGAGGGCGGGGATATTGGGTGAGCCGAATCCTCCGGTCGCGGCGACGAGCCTGGGTGCGGTGAAGGCGGTGCCGGTGTTGGTGTGCCCGGTGAAGAGCTGTCCGTCATGGGTGACGGTGTCGACGTGCTGGCCGGTTTGGAGGTCGGCGTCGAGTGTCTTCGCGTATTGGCGTAGGCAGTCGATGACGTCATCGCGGTCGGGGTCGCCCGGGAACGGAAGTCCGGGCAATGAGTTGTATTTGGCAGGTGCGAACAGGGTCAGGCTGTCGTAGTACTGAGGCCAGGACCCGATGGGTTCGCGCCCAGCTTCGAGGAGGGCGACGGAGAGTCCGCGTTGGCGCAGGTGGTGGGTGGCGGCGAGGGCCTGATTGGCCGCCAGCGATGACGACTGCGTCGTAGTCGGTGGTCACGATTATGTCCTTGTGAGTCAGGGGGTCTCGGATTGGCGAGGCGCGGAAGCGATCGCGACGATCGCGGCCAGGACCGCGATCTCGGCGAGGAGTAGGTAGGTGTGGGCGTAGCTGCCGGTCCACGACGACAGTGCGGTTCCGGCCCACGGCGCCAGGGCCATGACGATGACGATGACGACGGGTGCGGACATCAGCCCGCTGAGGCGGCCGTAATGAGTTGCGCCCCAACGTTCGGTGATCGCGGTGGCCTGGATGACACCGACCCCTCCCAACTGATGGACGCGACCGTGGCCGTCGAGACCACGCCGGGACCGATCGGTTCCTGGGCTCCCCCGACACGGCAGGAACTGACCCAGGAAACAGCCACGGACACAACATCGTTCAGTGAATCGTCCAGCGTCGATGGCGGTGGACCGCCCTTCTGAGCCTCGCAACCACCGGTCGCGCTCACGGCGAATTATGACATCGCTATCTCGGTTGCGGTACAGGGCTTCCCGTGACAGTCGCGAGGTGGGAGGAGAGTCGCTGTCGCCGCGGGTGTAAGGCAAGTCCGTTGCGAAGCAGGCGACGTACACGAGCGTGTCGATGGGAGGCCCTGTCGTCCATCTACCCGCGCCTGCCCCCGCCGACCGGCCGATCTGCAACCACACCGCCCGCGCCGCGCCCGGCTACGGTAACCTCCTCCACGGAGACCCCCTGATGACACCGCCGAGCGAACCTGACCCCCGAGAGCGCGAACCCTCCGAAACCGAAGCAGCAGGGCCGGAGTACGCCGAATCTCAACCAGCCGATTCCAGGTTTACCGCGGGGGATTGGATACTGGGGCTCTTTTTGCCGCTGGTCGCGCTGGCGACCGTATTCTGTGCCCTATGGTATGCCGCGTTTCTGGCCGATCCCGGGACAAACGATGACGGCTTCGGCCTCGGCGCCGGCGCCATCGGGATCCTCTGGTACTGCGTCTTCGGGTTTAGCGACTGGGCCCGGTTCCGGAAACGCGCGGCGGCGTTGCTGATTGTGCCGCTTGTCTTGTCCTGGGTCTGCCTCGGGTTCGGCATTCACCACATCGCCATGGAGTATCGCGGCGTGGTCGCCGACTGTGGGGTGCGTTCCAGCGAGACCTACAAGGTCAAATCCGAGTCTGGCGACAGCTGGGAGACCGCCTATTCCCTGGACTGCGGCGAGCGCGTGGTATCGCTGAAAGAGGAAGCCGATTCGTACGCTCCGCAGTCCCCGCGAATTGAATACGGCCCCGGGGGCTTCCGACTCGAGCCCGAGCCGAAGGGGAGCGTCCATGTCGAGTACGACCCGCGGGGTCTGCTCGCAGCCCGGACGCAGAACATCGGCGCCGACCCGTGGCTGTGGTTGTTGGCAAGCTTGACGCTGGCGGTGATCGGTATCGGCATGAGGATACTGATCCGCCCCACCCACAGGCGGCGCCTTCCTGACGCGAACCGGTAGGGCCCAATCGAGTTCGTAGCGGTTCTCGAACCCCGTTCGACCCTGACACCACGCCTCCGCATGCGCTTTCCATCGCGCACCGGGTAGCGATCTGATGGACCCCAGACGGGCAGTGACGTCAAATTTCACCGATAGAGTCGCCCGAACCGGGCCCCACTGACGTCAGGATTCGCCGATAAGTGGTGTCAGATTTCACCCTTACAGCCATCTACGGGAGTGTGGTGTCACTGCGCCGCAACAGCCAGCGCCGGATTTCGTCGGCACCCCAGATGATCACCGGGAAGGGTGCGACGAAGGCGAGCATGTCTGGGGTGAGCGCTGCCGTGCTGAGTAGGTGTTGAACCGGCGGGAAATAGATGATCACGGCCGCGAGCGCGAGTTCGAACGCGATGCCCCACAACAGGAGTGGGTTGGACAGCACTCCGATCGAGCGCAGGGAGGCCCGTTCGGTGCGGGCCGCGAATGCGGTGCCGATCTGACCGGCGACGATTCCGAAGAAGGTCATCGTGGTGGCTTGCAGGTAGGCGTGGTGCAGTGGCGTACCGGGGCCGGTGGGATCGCCCGGATGCCATCCTGCGCCCAGCAGCACATAGAAGAAGCCCGCCATGCCCAGCGCTGCCGCGATCGTGCCGAGAAACAGCCACGCGCGCAACACCATTGGAATCCGGATGATCGATTCGGTGCGTTGCCGAGGCGGTCGTCGCATGAGACCGGGCTCGGCCGGTTCGCGACCCAGTGCGAGCGCGGGCAGGGTTTCGGTGCCGATATCGATGGCCAGTAGCTGTAAGACGGTCAGTGGCAAGGGGATCGCACCACCTGAGAGCGCGAACACGATGAACGGGGTCACTTCGGGCGTCGCGTGGGCGAAGATGTAGAAGATGAACTTGCGAATGTTGTCGTAGACCCGCCGCCCGGCCTCGATCGCCGCGGCGATGGTGGCGAAGTTGTCGTCGGTGAGGACCATGGTGGAGGCCTCGCGGGCCACATCCGTGCCGGAGCGGCCCATCGCGATACCGATATCGGCGCGACGCAGGGCGGGCGCGTCGTTGACGCCGTCACCGGTCATCGCCACCACATGTCCGGTATCGCGAAGTGCGTCCGCGACACGGAGTTTCGCCTCGGGCGAGGATCGCGCGAAGATCAGCTCGGGCGTCGTGGAAAGGAGTGCGTCCAGATCGGCTTCGCTCATCCGGTCGAGCTGCTCGCCGGTTACCACGACCGGTTCGCCACGGATGATCCCTACCTGGGCGGCGATGGTCGCTGCGGTCAAGCCGTGGTCGCCGGTGATGACGATGATGCGGATTCCTGCGCTGTGGCACGCTGTGACGGCATCGGCGACCTCGGCGCGGGGTGGGTCCGTCATAGCGACAAGTCCGAGCAACACCAGTTGCTGTTCGGCGTGTTCGCGCACCGTGGGCACGGTATCGGTCGGCAGTCTGCGTTCGGCGACCGCGAGCACCCGAAGTCCTTGCCGCGCTTGCGTATCCACCAGCTCAACCAGCGTTGCGCGCCGGGCGGGATGCATCGGTTGTGCGTGGCCGTCGCCATCGAGTTCGGCAGTGCACAGCGGCAGCACTGTTTCGGGTGCGCCCTTCGTGTGCACCCAGATGCCGTCACTCGAGCTGTCGATCGTCGACATGCGTTTCCACGCTGGCTCGAAGTGAAACTGCCTCTGCCGCAGGCGTTGCCGGTCGTCAGGGTCCGTATGCGCACCCAGCGCCGCACCGGCGACGAGGATGGCGGTTTCGGTCGGATCACCCAGCGCCCGTCCGGTCTGATCGAAGCGGGCGTTGTTGCAGGCGACCATCGCGGCGGCCAGTCGAGCGAGCGTCGAGTCGGCCGGGGGCGGTGCGTGCGGTAGGAGCTCGTGCGCCCCGGTCGACGTATGGATAACGGTGACCTGCATCCGGTTCTCGGTGAGCGTGCCGGTCTTGTCGGTGCAGATCACATCGGTCGACCCGAGTGTCTCAACTGCGCTGAGCCGTTTCACGACCGCACCGCGTCGTGCCAAGTCGCGGACGCCGATCGCCAACGCCAAGGTGATCGTCGGCAGCAGGCCCTCCGGGACATTGCCCACCAGGAGTCCGACCGCGAAGACCACCGCGTTGAGCAGCGACAGCCCGGCGCCGATGGTGGCGAGCGGTACGAATGCCGCTCCGAGCAGCAGCGAAACCAAGGCGATCAGCCAGGCGACGCGGCGCACTTGATGTTCGAGCGGGCTCTCCTCACGGCCGACCCGTTCCGACAGTGCCGCGATGCGGCCGAGCTCGGTATGCATGCCGGTGGCGAAGACGACGGCGTGTGCGTCGCCGGCGGTGCATGCCGTCCCGCTGAAGACGATGTCCTGTGCCTGGGCGAGCGGCACACCGGTGTCCGGGGCTTCGGCCGAACGGAACACCGGCAGCGATTCCCCCGTCAGCTCGGACAGATCGACCTCGACTCCGCCCTCGAGCAGGCGGGCGTCGGCCGAGATCCGGTCGCCTTCCTGGATCACCAGCACATCGCCGGGCACCACATCGACGGCATCGATCTGGGTGATCTCCCCGTCCCGCACCAGCGTCGCTCGCGCTGGTAGGTACGCCGCGAGTAACTCCACTGCTCGCTCGGCATGCCGCTCTTGGACAAATGCGAATCCCGCGTTGATCACGATGACGACGACCACGGCGATGGCCACTGGTTCGATGCCGACCAGCCAGGCCAGGCCCGCGGCTGCCCAGAGCAGCAGTGCCAGCGGATGGGTGAACTGCGCCAGTAGCTCACGCGGCCAGGTCCGTGCGCCCCGTCGACGCAGTTCGTTGGGGCCGACGTGGATCAGCCGCCGCTGCGCCTCACGGCCGGTCAGCCCGGATCGAGAACTGTGCAGATCGCGAAGTAGCAGCTCTATCCGCTCCATCGGATCGAGCTGCAGTCCGGATGCTACCTCGGCCTGTTCGGCGCCGATCGCAGTGGCACTGTCCACTGATGGCGAAACTGGCGTGTTCATAGGAATCAGCGCGGTCGGGCGATGATGACCGGGATGTCGGCGGCGGGCAGGACCGCTTGGCCGACCGAGCCGAGCGTCATTGCTGCGAAACCACCGGGTCCGTGGCTGCCGACACAATCAGCTGCCATCGTCCTTCGGCACGACGATTGGGTCGACGAGGTGCAATCGGGCGCGCACCGGCATCGACGCGGACGATGGCATCGGTTCCCTGCAGAATCGCCGGGTCGGGTATGCGCTCCCATGAGGTGTTTCCTGGGCCGTGAAAGACCATTGCGTGCATGACTTCTCCTTTGTCGGACTGACGGGAAGCATCACTGTGGCCGCCGCCGCGACGCCGGACGCCCACGTCTGCGGGCAACTATTGCTCTCGGTCAACTGATAGATCATCGCGGCGACCATGCTGCTGGCAAATGCATCGCAGCCAGGCGGCGTATGCAGTGGTGGAGCAGAGATCTCGTAGTGCACGTCGGGAGGGTGAGCACACCGCTCCGAGTGGGCCGAC
Protein-coding sequences here:
- a CDS encoding universal stress protein; the protein is MAADCVGSHGPGGFAAMTLGSVGQAVLPAADIPVIIARPR
- a CDS encoding NAD(P)/FAD-dependent oxidoreductase — translated: MAANQALAATHHLRQRGLSVALLEAGREPIGSWPQYYDSLTLFAPAKYNSLPGLPFPGDPDRDDVIDCLRQYAKTLDADLQTGQHVDTVTHDGQLFTGHTNTGTAFTAPRLVAATGGFGSPNIPALPGQDSFTGTIVHASQYRSPAEYTGQRVIVVGAGNSAVQIAAELAEQATVTLASRTPVKFVPQRPLGRDMHFWFITITGIDTLPVGHLLRHPPTAPVLDTGRYQSALTAHQPEPRPMFATLDTDTAIWPDDNNIEVDTIILATGYTPNLHYLSGIGALTTSGQPLHNKGLSTTHHGLGYVGLEWQRSLPSGSLRGVGRDARRVAANLQNLTVAS
- a CDS encoding cation-transporting P-type ATPase, which encodes MDSATAIGAEQAEVASGLQLDPMERIELLLRDLHSSRSGLTGREAQRRLIHVGPNELRRRGARTWPRELLAQFTHPLALLLWAAAGLAWLVGIEPVAIAVVVVIVINAGFAFVQERHAERAVELLAAYLPARATLVRDGEITQIDAVDVVPGDVLVIQEGDRISADARLLEGGVEVDLSELTGESLPVFRSAEAPDTGVPLAQAQDIVFSGTACTAGDAHAVVFATGMHTELGRIAALSERVGREESPLEHQVRRVAWLIALVSLLLGAAFVPLATIGAGLSLLNAVVFAVGLLVGNVPEGLLPTITLALAIGVRDLARRGAVVKRLSAVETLGSTDVICTDKTGTLTENRMQVTVIHTSTGAHELLPHAPPPADSTLARLAAAMVACNNARFDQTGRALGDPTETAILVAGAALGAHTDPDDRQRLRQRQFHFEPAWKRMSTIDSSSDGIWVHTKGAPETVLPLCTAELDGDGHAQPMHPARRATLVELVDTQARQGLRVLAVAERRLPTDTVPTVREHAEQQLVLLGLVAMTDPPRAEVADAVTACHSAGIRIIVITGDHGLTAATIAAQVGIIRGEPVVVTGEQLDRMSEADLDALLSTTPELIFARSSPEAKLRVADALRDTGHVVAMTGDGVNDAPALRRADIGIAMGRSGTDVAREASTMVLTDDNFATIAAAIEAGRRVYDNIRKFIFYIFAHATPEVTPFIVFALSGGAIPLPLTVLQLLAIDIGTETLPALALGREPAEPGLMRRPPRQRTESIIRIPMVLRAWLFLGTIAAALGMAGFFYVLLGAGWHPGDPTGPGTPLHHAYLQATTMTFFGIVAGQIGTAFAARTERASLRSIGVLSNPLLLWGIAFELALAAVIIYFPPVQHLLSTAALTPDMLAFVAPFPVIIWGADEIRRWLLRRSDTTLP